One region of Populus trichocarpa isolate Nisqually-1 chromosome 4, P.trichocarpa_v4.1, whole genome shotgun sequence genomic DNA includes:
- the LOC7463020 gene encoding transcriptional adapter ADA2 isoform X6 — protein sequence MARTRGNLHSTAQDAAQRSRKKKKVARGEDSGYSSAGTFLIHVKGHGSSGGKRALYHHNYCEKDVTGKVRIKCAECLDFGLCAECFSVGAEVGPHKSNHPYRVMCGSLAGLFDEI from the exons ATGGCCCGTACTCGTGGGAATCTTCACTCCACTGCTCAAGACGCTGCTCAGAG atcaagaaagaagaagaaagttgcAAGAGGAGAGGATTCAGGATATTCATCTGCGGGTACTTTTCTAATACATGTGAAAG GACATGGAAGTAGTGGCGGGAAAAGGGCACTGTACCATCACAATTATTGCGAGAAAGATGTAACAGGGAAGGTCCGTATCAAATGTGCTGAGTGCCTTGATTTTGGCCTGTGTGCAGAGTGCTTCTCTGTAGGAGCTGAGGTTGGACCTCATAAAAGCAATCACCCTTATAGGGTTATG TGTGGGAGCCTTGCTGGTCTGTTTGATGAAATATGA
- the LOC7463020 gene encoding transcriptional adapter ADA2 isoform X4, which produces MARTRGNLHSTAQDAAQRSRKKKKVARGEDSGYSSAGTFLIHVKGHGSSGGKRALYHHNYCEKDVTGKVRIKCAECLDFGLCAECFSVGAEVGPHKSNHPYRVMGIEMYELGNWAGVAYHVGTKSKEKCIEHYSSAYG; this is translated from the exons ATGGCCCGTACTCGTGGGAATCTTCACTCCACTGCTCAAGACGCTGCTCAGAG atcaagaaagaagaagaaagttgcAAGAGGAGAGGATTCAGGATATTCATCTGCGGGTACTTTTCTAATACATGTGAAAG GACATGGAAGTAGTGGCGGGAAAAGGGCACTGTACCATCACAATTATTGCGAGAAAGATGTAACAGGGAAGGTCCGTATCAAATGTGCTGAGTGCCTTGATTTTGGCCTGTGTGCAGAGTGCTTCTCTGTAGGAGCTGAGGTTGGACCTCATAAAAGCAATCACCCTTATAGGGTTATG GGAATTGAAATGTACGAATTAGGGAACTGGGCGGGAGTGGCTTATCATGTTGGCACAAAGAGTAaagaaaaatgcattgaacACTATAGTAGTGCCTACG
- the LOC7463018 gene encoding 4,5-DOPA dioxygenase extradiol has translation MDTVYISHGSPMMAIDESIPARQFLKSWQQTVLKERPKAILVISGHWDTKEPTVNVVNINDTIYDFYGFPKPMYQLKYTPPGAPQLAKRVKELLMENGFKHVHEDKKRGVDHGTWVPLMFMYPEADIPVCQLSVQSDRDGTYHYNMGKALAPLKEEGILVMGSGATTHNLGAMHPEGTPVPSWASQFDTWLKNALLEGRYEDVNHYDSRAPYGKKAHPWPDHFYPLHVAMGAAGENAKAKLLHHSWGNGTLSYASYKFTAAK, from the exons ATGGACACGGTCTATATCTCTCATGGATCCCCAATGATGGCGATCGATGAAAGCATACCAGCGAGGCAATTCTTGAAATCATGGCAACAAACTGTTCTTAAAGAAAGGCCTAAAGCCATTCTTGTTATCTCCGGACATTGGGACACCAAAGAACCAACAGTTAATGTTGTTAATATTAATGACACCATTTATGACTTCTATGGCTTCCCCAAACCCATGTACCAG CTCAAATATACACCACCAGGCGCACCACAATTGGCAAAGAGGGTGAAGGAATTGCTCATGGAAAATGGCTTCAAGCATGTTCATGAAGATAAAAAACGAGGAGTTGACCATGGCACATGGGTTCCTCTGATGTTCATGTACCCCGAGGCTGACATTCCAGTGTGCCAGCTCTCAGTTCAGTCAGATAGAGATGGAACTTACCATTATAACATGGGAAAAGCGTTGGCCCCCCTCAAGGAGGAAGGTATCCTCGTCATGGGATCTGGAGCTACTACTCACAACTTGGGGGCCATGCATCCCGAGGGCACTCCTGTTCCTTCATGGGCTTCGCAGTTTGATACTTGGCTTAAAAATGCTCTTCTTGAAGGAAG aTATGAAGATGTGAATCACTACGACTCAAGGGCACCGTATGGAAAGAAGGCTCATCCTTGGCCAGACCACTTTTACCCATTGCATGTAGCCATGGGAGCTGCAGGTGAAAACGCCAAGGCAAAACTTTTGCACCATAGCTGGGGCAATGGCACTCTTTCTTATGCTTCCTACAAGTTTACAGCTGCTAAGTAA
- the LOC7463019 gene encoding extradiol ring-cleavage dioxygenase has product MALMETFYLSHGAPTLAIDETVPARKFFQSWQQSAYKEKPSSILVISAHWETAQPTVNVVDRNDTIYDFYGFPKPLYQIKYTPPGAPELAKRVKELLLASGIEHVDEDKKRGLDHGAWVPLMFMYPEADIPVCQLSVQSDRDGTHHYNMGKALAPLREEGVLILGSGSAVHNLGSRLPDGSPVPSWALEFDNWLKDALIEGRYEDVNHYESKAPHPKMAHPRPDHFYPLHVAMGAAGEDSKAKLVHSSWTDGTLSYASYQFTAPK; this is encoded by the exons ATGGCTTTGATGGAAACATTTTATCTCTCACACGGAGCTCCAACACTTGCCATTGATGAAACCGTACCTGCCAGAAAATTCTTTCAGTCATGGCAACAAAGTGCTTACAAAGAGAAACCAAGTTCCATTCTCGTTATTTCTGCTCATTGGGAGACTGCACAACCTACTGTTAATGTTGTTGATCGAAATGATACCATTTATGACTTCTATGGCTTCCCCAAACCCTTGTACCAG ATCAAGTATACACCACCTGGAGCTCCAGAATTGGCGAAGAGGGTGAAGGAATTGCTTTTGGCATCTGGCATTGAGCATGTTGATGAGGATAAGAAGCGAGGGCTCGACCACGGTGCTTGGGTTCCATTGATGTTCATGTATCCCGAGGCTGACATCCCGGTGTGCCAGCTCTCCGTTCAATCCGATAGAGATGGCACTCACCATTACAACATGGGGAAGGCTTTGGCCCCTCTCAGAGAGGAAGGTGTCCTCATCCTCGGATCCGGATCTGCTGTACACAACTTGGGTTCCAGGCTACCTGATGGCAGTCCTGTTCCTTCATGGGCGTTGGAGTTTGATAACTGGCTTAAAGATGCTCTTATTGAAGGAAG ATATGAAGATGTGAATCACTACGAGTCAAAGGCACCACATCCAAAAATGGCTCACCCTCGGCCGGACCACTTCTACCCACTGCACGTAGCCATGGGTGCAGCAGGTGAAGATTCTAAGGCCAAATTAGTGCACAGCAGCTGGACTGATGGCACCCTTTCTTATGCTTCCTACCAGTTCACAGCGCCTAAATAA
- the LOC7463020 gene encoding transcriptional adapter ADA2 isoform X3 — protein MARTRGNLHSTAQDAAQRSRKKKKVARGEDSGYSSAGTFLIHVKGHGSSGGKRALYHHNYCEKDVTGKVRIKCAECLDFGLCAECFSVGAEVGPHKSNHPYRVMGIEMYELGNWAGVAYHVGTKSKEKCIEHYSSAYGMIYKKLLISR, from the exons ATGGCCCGTACTCGTGGGAATCTTCACTCCACTGCTCAAGACGCTGCTCAGAG atcaagaaagaagaagaaagttgcAAGAGGAGAGGATTCAGGATATTCATCTGCGGGTACTTTTCTAATACATGTGAAAG GACATGGAAGTAGTGGCGGGAAAAGGGCACTGTACCATCACAATTATTGCGAGAAAGATGTAACAGGGAAGGTCCGTATCAAATGTGCTGAGTGCCTTGATTTTGGCCTGTGTGCAGAGTGCTTCTCTGTAGGAGCTGAGGTTGGACCTCATAAAAGCAATCACCCTTATAGGGTTATG GGAATTGAAATGTACGAATTAGGGAACTGGGCGGGAGTGGCTTATCATGTTGGCACAAAGAGTAaagaaaaatgcattgaacACTATAGTAGTGCCTACGGTATGATATACAAAAAACTCCTCATTTCAAggtga